TCGTGTGGTGATTTTTGGTAATTCTTATCCCCAGACTTTCCAGCTCTTCCTGGTTATTCTACAAATCCACATATATACTCGGTATGGGTTGTTGCTTGTGGTGTAACGGGCCAAGAAAGTAGTCGTAGGGCGCGGTCGAGGGCGGCGATGGAGTGCCGGACCCGCGGACTCGAGATCGGAAAGAAGGTAGGGCCCGCGGCGACGGGAGATTCCTCTGCCGCCGGCGAGCCGGCGAGTGGGAGACTGAGGGAGTCCGGAAAACCGAGGAAGGGGAGGATAGCAGGGAAGACGGGAAACCGCTTGAATCCTTCGCGCCCGTTGACCGTCGGAACATCCCCCTTTCGTTTTCAGATGCGTGCTGGCGGATGGATGTGGAATTTTTTTGGGGCGCTTTGAGAGCTGTGCCGTGGATAATCCAACGGTCGATGGGCGTGAAGGAGGGAGGGTGTATGAGTGTGTCCTTCTTGGCCTGGTATGATAAATAAGAAGACAAGAAAAACAACTCTTCAGGAAAGTCTTAGGCATGCCTAACCTTGTGATCCAATTTTGTCCGTTCCATTCATTTTATTAGGTTCCATCCATCCAGACCTAATCTGGTAaaatttaaattgatgtttttgAAATATGGCAGCCAAACATAATCCGGTAAAATTCGCCATTGGGCGCTTGGTAAAGTTCAGCTTCGTCAGATCTGAATCTCACCTGTTTGGTGAGATTCAGTTGCTGGATTGAAAAGGAGGGGAAAACAACTTACTATTGCTTATTGTATTCGAGAAGATTTGCTCATAGATCACATCAATCTAAAACAAAAGCATGCAGTAGAgcatttgaatccatttatgCATTTCCAAAATTATAGTACAGGTATGTCACTTCACCATCTGTACAGATGTATATGAATATTGGCATAAATTACATGTATGTCACGCCGGAATAATGGAGAAAAGAATATTTCTATGCTGATATATACATCACACAATTGAACCAGGAAGATACAAACTGAGGATATTAGGGACCATCAATCTCAAGTATTAGCTCATCTAGCAAGTTATCCAATATCAGAGTCTCCAACCCAATGCCTACACACTCTGCATCCCACAGGAGGTTCAACCATCCATCATTCTTTGCAAAATCTCGAGCCATTATACTTTCAATGGTGTAATTTGGCTGTCTTTTTGAGCTAAGATGCCAGGCAATATTTGCCCACACCTCCCTAACGACATCGTATACCACACGCATCGGTCTAACTTGAGAACCAAAGCACGAGAACCAGCGGATGCTAGCAGATGATGCTTCATATATCTCCAATAAAACTTCATTGATTAGATCAAACAGAAGCTCGTGATCTGGAGACATATCACGGTTATATGTTGCAATGTCAAGTTCATTAGGTAGGCCATCCACTTCTCCAAGAGGCAAGGGGTCCACTTGTGGGTAGGGAGAGTACCATGTTCCAAGAAACTCCTCACCAGTGAAACCAGATCTCTTCAATACATCCCTCACATAATTGAACTCGGCCTCATCCTTTTTATCCGCTTGAATGTGAAAAGCATCAACATTGGTATGGTCCTTTATCTGTATCTTACCAGAACTAGGTTCAATAATTTCCGACCGGCTACAGACATCAGCGTCCAATGGATTCTCTGGAGTGGGCGAATCATCCTGTTCCTTGAAGTGGAGGCTTCTAGCCTCCAGCTCAGGATCTGCAGTTGAAACAAAAGACACTTTAATTAAGAGCAGTAATAGGTCCTAGCACCAAAATACAGTGAAGTTTGGCTGTAGCTAAGGTCAACAACAAAATACAGTCAACTTTGGCTGGCCTTTTTTTCGTCTCTCTGTTTGTTCATAGGTAGCAGGTGTTGGCAGTATGCTATGCTCATTCATCTAATAATTCTGAAACGTGAATTTAAAGACCAGAATGAAGAGAACTATATAAACAAACTGATCAGGATAATTCAGGTCTTGCAGTTCTGATGACCTAGACGGTGACTAGAAGTTTGACATATATGTGCATTAAATGATTAGTACTTATTTGTTATTATCTACTAGAATGCAAATCCAAAAACTACTTTGCAATATATAATAATAGTGCTAAAATGCTGTTGATAATTTTAGAGACCTCACCTTCTGAAATTAAGCACTTTGATGGAGTTACAGGATCCTCTTCCAAAAATGAGTCAAGAGCAGAGATTGGAATTTGTTTATCGGTTGGGTCCATTTCCATTCCACTCTCCTGCTCATGCAGCGGAGTGGAGGTTAAAGATgatatctcttgtatttcattgtGATCATGCTCACTAATTAACTTTGGCTGCCTAGAAATTCCAATATCTCGCTCATGCAGAGGAATATGGCTAACGTCCTCCTCAGTTGGATATGAAACCTTACCTATTTCACTTTGGTCATGCTTGTTCATTAATAAAGGATGTTCTAGACCTCCATCTGTTATCCCACTAACATTTATATCTACATTATGTTCTGTAGGATCTGATTCCTTGATCTGCTTTGTGCGCTCAAGGGTACCCACAGACTCTGGCCCAAGAAAACTACGGATATTAACTGCCACATCACTATCCAGAAAACTAGTAGCTGATACCTCTGATTCTGCATGAAATACTTCCCTGTGCACATCTTCACTAAACGAATGTGACTTAAAAAATTCAGGATTAGAAAAAATTCTAACAGAGGTTTTCAGGGTCTTCCTATGCTGCAAACCACTGTCTTCATTGCTTGACTTCAAGCTCCCAGGCAACCTTTTGGATTCTTTGGTTGAAATGGACTCAAGCAAATGAGAATACCTGTCCAGAGATTCAGTAAGAGAACGAGACCTTCGAATACTTTGATGCAGATACCTGTTAGCAGAAACGTCAATCTtttctcttgggttgtctctgtCACATCCAGCTGAGGCAGACCGATACAACTTTTCTTTCATCACATCCTCAGTTACCTTCTGTCCATAAGGGACTCTGTGGAGAATTCCATCCATGGAAATCCGATGATTCTCCTTCCTATTCTTGTTTACCACATTTTCTGTTCTCTGTTtaaggtccttaaaatgatttAAAACAGTCCCATGATCCCTCTGGCTTTTCAGTTCATAAGTAGAACTGGTTAAAACCTCaggactagaaccaaccccagAACCATCCATAGTTGCAGATTCTGATTTTAGAATATCAACTTTGATACCAGCCTTTGATGCCGTAGCACCTTTACTTATGGTGCTTGAAATTGAAGGTGTATTCCCAAGTTGGGACTTCTTTTCTTGGTTGACAAAGAATTCACTTTCCTTCCACTTATGATTAAGTCTGGATGGACCGGCTTTCCCTCCTGACAAGCCTGCTTCTGGGAATGAACTAGACTTGGTTAATAATTTCTTTGTACTGGAACTATGATGACACCATAAGAAATTTTCCCGGACAAAGTTTTGATCTTCAAGTAATTTTGGAAATAACTCCCTGTCTGTCCTGAATAACTCCAGCAAATTGATGAAATCCCTTGACTGGATAATTGCATCTCTTCCCAGTCCATTGGCATCCACATGCTTCTGCTTTGATAAGGATTCATTTGCTTCATTTATCTTTTCTATCAGTCTTCCCTGCTTCTCTACTGAATGATCTCCAAGCTCATAAACAAGGTTATAGTCCACATGATTTGCAGTATTCATGGCCCTACACTCGGACATTTTACCAAAAGTGGGTCCATCGGGGCCACCAGGTGACAGTGGAACATGTTTGCTGGCTGCAgaagaatcagattcatgtgaaCTGAATTCAATTGTTGAAGGTTCATTGTCAAAAGTTACTTCATCAGGAAGAACGTAATCGTCGCACTCTAAATGATGGATGGAAACTGTACGCAGCAACTGTGGGGTTACAGGTGGTGGTTCCCGTTTCTGATTTTGTCTCCTGGCCAATTTTTTGGAAAATAAAGCTCTCATGTGGCCCTTGCCCGGCCTTCTTTTTGCAGTGTTGCCTTTGTTTCCTATCTGATGCAGTTCGAAGACAATCAGTTAAAACCAACATACAGAATAACCAGACCATAATACTAGAATAACTTAGTTAAACATCAACcttatgattaacaaaaaggTTTAACCAGAGATGAAGCACTAAGTCGGTGCATGAGTTAACAAGAACATAGATTGGCAGAGTATATATAAAAACCTGCATGCATTAACTGTTTGAAACAAGTAGAACATAAGAACTAGGCAAAGGGTCATATTCGTATTTATCAACCCATATAGTTTTCTAGCATCAGGCATGTGCAAATGTACATGATGCTTAAATTTAATGGATGAACAGTTACTATAAGCACATAAATCATGGGATATCCTTTTGCTTAAGAGGGTCTGTTACTATGCATcctattttaattaaatattcacCCACGGCACCATCTCCCTCGATATCCATTCCACCATCAAATATCTAAAGCACTAGGCAAAGCCCCAAAACTTTACAAACCTCTAGCCTAGCTAATACGGAACTCCACAAAGAAGTATCCATTAGACTCCCTCTGGGGTTTCTTGTCTTCCATAGGAAAGGCTGGTGATACATGGGTCAGATTTAAGTGAAAATTGTGAGTTCCTCAAGTTTCACTTCAAGTTTATCTAAGACATTCTATCTTGATGCTCTTTCAAATTTCGCATTTGCAACCACATTTTATTGGTTGTTTTTTCCACCATGTACACATTTTATGACCTTGCATAATTTTTAGCGGTTATGCATGTATGAATTGGACCCAATTAGAAAGATGATCTCCCATTATGGTACAGGGACAAAGCTcatgttttgaaaaaaaagaaacaaatgtaTTATTGCATTAGGAGAGAACAAGCAACACTCTGTGAAGTAAGAAATACTCATTCAGCAGAAATATCCACAATTTTCTGAGAGAGATCATCTTCATTCCGGAAACACAGAAATCTATCCTTCACTATATCCACCAGTCCATAAATTGCCCAGTTATCCCTTCGTTTTCTGTTTCACAAAGTTGGAACACCTAAGACATAAGAGGTTCGCCAATTTGTATACATTGGAGTGAATGGCATATAGATTAGATTATTGTTAATCATTTTCGGGAGATGTTTCTTAGTCTGCTCAAAATACCACtccaattaaaataaatacatgAATGCCCTTCCATACTTGCTGAATTTCTATTGCACGGTTAGTTGAAATGGCACCGTGCTGATGCCCCTCGACATGGAAAAGACTTAACAAAAGCAGAAACTATCTTGACAGGATACGTCACATgagcaaaaggaaaagaaatttaGCCACCAAGTATGAAAACCATGTCAGAGTACATAAGATTAAATTGTGAATCTAGGCAGACTCCAAAAAGTTTCCTAGCTGAACATTGATTGAACTTACCAGGATATTTGTTTCACTTTTCAAAGCGTCATGTTTCTTGCCAGTTGAAGGAACAAATGATTTCGGAGTTTTAATTCCTGCAACAAGAAACAAGATCAATTAACTTAAGCACATGAGTACGTGTGGCGAACTATAAGTATGTTTTTCACAACACAGGATGATATAACCTACAAAAAAAGAAACACGGTTTATGTAATCTGATGATAAGGGAGATCGTAACTCGAAACCAGTACAAATAAAAGGAACGGAAAGGCATGGTACCGAAGctaaaaatataaaaggtattGCTTCTTACCTGCATAACTTTTGCCATCACCATGGTTACGGTCCGTGAGCATCTTTCTGATACG
The Phoenix dactylifera cultivar Barhee BC4 chromosome 3, palm_55x_up_171113_PBpolish2nd_filt_p, whole genome shotgun sequence DNA segment above includes these coding regions:
- the LOC113460924 gene encoding uncharacterized protein LOC113460924, yielding MAKLLQHQQSDLAYQKKCSGCTCGFRQFFDFHQRLRIRKMLTDRNHGDGKSYAGIKTPKSFVPSTGKKHDALKSETNILIGNKGNTAKRRPGKGHMRALFSKKLARRQNQKREPPPVTPQLLRTVSIHHLECDDYVLPDEVTFDNEPSTIEFSSHESDSSAASKHVPLSPGGPDGPTFGKMSECRAMNTANHVDYNLVYELGDHSVEKQGRLIEKINEANESLSKQKHVDANGLGRDAIIQSRDFINLLELFRTDRELFPKLLEDQNFVRENFLWCHHSSSTKKLLTKSSSFPEAGLSGGKAGPSRLNHKWKESEFFVNQEKKSQLGNTPSISSTISKGATASKAGIKVDILKSESATMDGSGVGSSPEVLTSSTYELKSQRDHGTVLNHFKDLKQRTENVVNKNRKENHRISMDGILHRVPYGQKVTEDVMKEKLYRSASAGCDRDNPREKIDVSANRYLHQSIRRSRSLTESLDRYSHLLESISTKESKRLPGSLKSSNEDSGLQHRKTLKTSVRIFSNPEFFKSHSFSEDVHREVFHAESEVSATSFLDSDVAVNIRSFLGPESVGTLERTKQIKESDPTEHNVDINVSGITDGGLEHPLLMNKHDQSEIGKVSYPTEEDVSHIPLHERDIGISRQPKLISEHDHNEIQEISSLTSTPLHEQESGMEMDPTDKQIPISALDSFLEEDPVTPSKCLISEDPELEARSLHFKEQDDSPTPENPLDADVCSRSEIIEPSSGKIQIKDHTNVDAFHIQADKKDEAEFNYVRDVLKRSGFTGEEFLGTWYSPYPQVDPLPLGEVDGLPNELDIATYNRDMSPDHELLFDLINEVLLEIYEASSASIRWFSCFGSQVRPMRVVYDVVREVWANIAWHLSSKRQPNYTIESIMARDFAKNDGWLNLLWDAECVGIGLETLILDNLLDELILEIDGP